The window CCGGTGATCCGTTTTCTGCAATCAATGCTTGATTGATCCTGCATTTGCAAAACGTGGCTGAAGAGCTGAAAACGGCCAAAGATCAATAGAAAGGCAGGTATGCATGCCGGTTGACGAAATTACACGGCTGGACGAGCAACTTCGGCGGGCACTCGAGGGCGAGGCCTGGCACGGTCCTTCTGTGCTCGAAGCCCTTGAAGGCGTGTCGGCTGAGCAGGCCATGAGCCATCCCATTCCAAAGGCACACAGCATTTGGGAACTGTCCTGCATATCGGCAGCGATTATGCGCTTGTTCTGCGCAGGTTGGCGGGGGATCGGCGGCAACTCACAGCGGAAGAGGATTGGCCTTCCTGTCCGCCGGCAACAGCCGAGAACTGGCAGCAGGCCGTGGAGGAACTGGCCAGGTTGAACCAGTTGCTCCGGCAAGCGGTGCGCGCGTTCCCGCCGGAGCGGCTCGACGAACCGCTCATTGTAGAGATTGCTCACACCGCGTACGATCAGTTCATCGGCGTGACTCAACACAACCTGTACCATGCCGGCCAGATGGTGCTGCACAGGCGAGCCCTGGTTGCCGCCTGATCACGGCATGGCATCAGCAAAGCCGGCCTGACTGCGCCATATCAGCCACCGAGGCGTGAAATTGGCCAATGCGCCAATCGGCCTGCTGAATGCACAGATTGGCCCGCTTACAGGATAGAACGAAAAGACACGTTTTATTAAAGCTTCGCGAACCTGGTGCAACCGTGGTTTTATCACTTCGCCTCTTCCAGCAATAACCAGATGCAGAACACGTCGCCCCCATTCAACCATCGTTGCACTGGTCACGCTTTTTGGTGGACAACCAATTTAGGGAGGATTAACATGTTCTCGAAACTTTCGCCCTGACGGGAATCATCTTTCTCTGTGTCTCATTGATGCACCTTTTCAGGATTTCTTATCATGGGCCTATCACCATTGCTGGCTGGGCGCTTCCTGAATGGATCTCTTTTTTGGGTTTCCCGATCGCATTGGCTTGTTCGATTTGGGCTTTTTTTAATTTTGCGCGAATCGAAAAAAACGAGCTAATCAGGCAGATTTAATTATCGAGCGCGCGATCAACCTTATCCAGGATGATATTAATAGAAAAAGCTTGACATTCCTGGCCTGAAATCATATTTCGTGAGAATTAAGCAATCTGATGAGGGCGAGGACCCTTTCGACGAACCGCTCTTATTTTTTCCCGGGTTCGGTTCGTCGATAGATCCTTCGGCGCTCAGAATCTGCAAGCAAACGCTGCGACATAGTATCTTGGCCTGAGGATGAGAGACGTTTTCCCGCCACAACCAGGTAACGCCTTTGCATACCTTTGAAAACACTACGGAGGTAGTTTATGAGAAAACTTGCTGGAGGTTGGGCGGTCTGGCTGTGCCTCGGTACGGCATTCGCCGGCATATCCGATTTCGATGTGCTGGATTT of the bacterium genome contains:
- a CDS encoding DinB family protein, whose translation is MGTVLHIGSDYALVLRRLAGDRRQLTAEEDWPSCPPATAENWQQAVEELARLNQLLRQAVRAFPPERLDEPLIVEIAHTAYDQFIGVTQHNLYHAGQMVLHRRALVAA